The window GGTTATTTTAcaagtttgaagtgatttggccccaaaaaaaaagaaaaagaaaaagagaaacttGTTGGGCATAAATGTGATTTTTATACCTTAAATTGGACCCTTTTTTTTTCCGTACTCAAGACTGAATGTGGTATTGCAGCTATTTGTCAACTTAAAAAATGGTAATATTGTGGTTTTTGTATGCTCGTGTTGCAGTGTTATTTCATTTGAAGAACGCATTTGTCATATTGGAGTAAGGTTGTGAATATGATAGTCGCTTCACAATTTCACTCGTAGGATGCTGATTGATGGGTGTAAGGTTGCATCTCCTTTTTCTGTTTTAAATAATTACCTATTGATATCTTATTGAGATGTTATCCTGCAGATTAAATGTTTTGGTGTTGCTTTTGGAATCATTGGAGACGTTTGGTCTAATTGATGGATGATGACCATTCCAATGGATAGTGCTGTCGATCATTTGTCTCGCGAGCAAGTTCAGCGCCTCTACAACAAGGTTGCCTTATCATCTGATTGCTTTTCCATTTGAAttgagtgtttatatatgtaaaaCAATCATGCATTCATTTGTGTTGCTTTACTTGTAAAGCTGCAAGTTGGACATCCTTGCATAAAGACGTGTTTGTTGTCTGTAAAGCTGCTAGCTATATCTGTCTAGTTTATCTTCTTGCATAAAAAGAGCAGCTGCATATTTACTTGTTTGGAGCTTGTAATTGACATTTTTTACTTAACATAATTTTTTTCCCCAAAAGAATGTTGAGTTGGAGAATAAACGTAGAAAAGCAGCACAAGCTAGAGTTCCTTCTGACCCAAGTGCATGGCAACAAATGCGAGAAAACTACGAAGCTATCATCCTTGAGGATAATGCATTCTCAGAACAACATGAAATAGAGTATGCCTTGTGGCAGTTGCATTACAGGAGAATTGAGGAATTGCGCGCACACTTCAATGCTGCTGTAAATTCTAGTGTGTCAACCAATTCTCAGAATGGGAAAGTTCCCCATCGTAGTGGACCTGATCGCGTCACAAAGATCAGAACACAGTTTAAAACTTTTCTTTCAGAAGCAACAGGCTTTTATCATGATTTGATGCTAAATATTAGGGCCAAGTATGGCCTGCCGCTGGGATTATTCTCTGATGATCAAGAAAATCAGATTCCTTCCTCTAAAGATGGTAACAAATCTGTGGAGGTGAAGAAAGGATTGATATCCTGCCATAGTTGTTTGATTTATCTTGGCGATCTTGCTCGGTACAAAGGCTTATATGGTGTGGGTGATTCCAAAGCTTGTGATTTTGCGGCTGCTTCGTGTTATTACCTGCAAGCTTCTTCACTTTGGCCTTCAAGTGGCAATCCTCATCACCAGGTATTTTCTGTGAGCAAATGGGGAATATCATTATTGAGTAACCTTCATATGAAACATTTTGTTTTTCTGACTGTTCTTATTGTGATGGCTTATTGCGTTTCCTCAGCTTGCAATACTGGCTTCCTATTCCAATGATGAGCTTGTGGCTATTTATCGCTATTTTCGCAGTCTTGCAGTAGAAAGCCCTTTTGCCACGGCAAGGGATAACTTGATCATTGCATTTGAGAAGGTAAACAGCCTATTGAGAAGATATTTCAAAATCTTGCTGGTAGTTCGGTTAAGATCCTTGACAGctctttctttttttctcctGTATTTATGACGCCTCCcccagacacacacacacacactctctcttGTGTAATGTGGTCATTAGATAATTGATTTAGGAACCCCTCCGGTTCAAATTATATGACgcactttccttattagtccaTTCCAAAATAATGACATATTTCTacatttggaaataatttaactttaaactttctcTTTTATCCATTTTACCCTTAGTACCCTTagtgagaagcttttatagccacGCAAATTGAAAGCCCCACAAATGCATTTATCCTTAAGCTTTTaaaatcacaagtttcaaaagtctttcttttTTGCTTAAACTCCGTGCTGAGTCAAACTacgtcacataaattgaaatggaggaagtAGATTCTTTGTTTTTTATGTTGGAAAAGTTGCATCCTTATGTTGGTGGTGAGAATGTTTATGATTGACCAACTGGAGTTTGTTTCTTATGTAGGATCATGACTACTAGGTATTATTTAGTCTGGATTGAGATCTTTACTTTAGTTGTTGGCTTGGTacgttcttttttttttgggtataTAACCATGGTGTCAGGACGAGTGTGcatgcacctcgactaattccatggGATACCTGTTGCCTCCTACCAGAACAAATGAGAAGAAAACACCTAGTGTTTCTGCTGGGATTTGAAtatgagacctcatggttctcatcCTTGGTGCCTTCTTGAGAAAATAGATTTTTGATGTTACTCATATGCGGATGCAGGAAAAGATTTAGTAGTGAGAGTTATTTAGAATGGCTTGAATTATGTCATATATCTCCTGCTTGTCTGTTTTAGAACTGCCGCAAATATCTTGTAGCAGCGTGGTATTTCTTGTGGTACATAACAATAAATGATTTTGGTAAAGCTAAGAATGTTGTACCGTAACCTGCTCTAATAGCGGACAATATTGACGATTTATGTAATAGCTAACCATAGACAGGTAATGAAGTTGGTTTGTGGCTTAGAGAATGTTTAATTGTATGCTATGTATGTAGAGTTGTACTGTACCCGTTTCTTGTGGCCTAGTAGACAGTGGAGTGCCACATGTTAGGTAGGGACTTTTGATTCCACTTCAAATAAAAAAGCTTGTAGTGTAGTGGCAAAAGTGGCTAAAAAATAGAAATGGGGCAttttttcattattttcttgaatGCCGTTAGTATTCCTGGCTCTACCACTGTTAGTAGAAATAGGAATCTGTTAAAATTTTGACATACATGCGTATCATTTTTGTAATTCCGAAAGAGATTGGGGaggaatttcaattttttttgtttAGCGTGGTTTGGACATTGGCGGTTTCCAGAATATTTGCTATTTCGAGTGACCTTTACTGCAAGAGTCAGTGATGTTACTCTCGTGTCGATGACCTTTAGTTTTATCTTTTGAATGGTAAGATTAACTCTATTACTTTGAACGCATGTTAACTATCAATGTGAATCACCGAGAACTTATGCAACCCAATAAATTGTGGATTTCTGTTGTTCCTCATGTaaattttatttgtttaattAGATGTTATTGGTCCTTTGAAAAATTTGTGAACAGTGACATCTGTTATCATCTTTTGGCAGAACCGTCAGTGTTACTCTCAACTTGTGGGGGATACTAAAGCTTCCTCCACCAAGGCCGTACGTCCTCGTACAACTGGCAAAGGAAGAAGTAAAGGAGAAACGAGGCATCCACTGAAAGATGGTAGGGTTGAAGCAAGTTCAGTCCAGGAAAAAGGTTCTAGTATGTCTGACATCTTCAAAACCTTCAGCACAAGATTTGTTCGATTGAATGGTATTCTTTTCACTCGCACTAGGTATTTTCCTGTCCATGCTGTAATACAATTCTCTGATATTTGACTATAATATATCGTTAAGATATTATTGCTCTGTTTGCCTTAACCAGTTTGGAGACTTTTGGAGAAGTGCAATCGGTGGTTAAAAATGATCTGCTTGAGCTTCTCTCTTCTGGGACTGATGAGAAGTATAATTTTGGTTCTGACACTGCCGATTGTAAACTGGCTTTTGTAAGGCTCGTGGCCATCCTAATATTCACTGTTCATAACGTGAATAAGGAAAGCGAAAACCAGTCATATGCTGAGATTTTACAAAGATCGGTTCTTCTACAGAATGCATTCACTGCTGTGTTTGAGTTCATGGGTCATGTAGTTGAAAGATGTGTCCAGTTAAATGATCCCACAACAAGCTTCCTTTTGCCAGGGGTTTTGGTGTTTGTAGAATGGTTAGCGAGCCGTCAAGATGTTGCACTTGGCAACGAACCAGAAGAGAAGCAAACCAGGGCTAGATCATTTTTCTGGAAGAACTACATTGCTTTCTTTAATAAGCTTTTGTCTAGTGGGTTTAAGTTTGTTGCTTATGACAAGGATGATGCGTGCTTCTTCAATATGAGCAGGTATGATGAAGGAGAGAGCGATAATCGTCTTGCATTACCCGAGGATTTTGAGCTGAGAGGATTTATACCTTTTCTTCCGGCACAACTTATCCTTGATTTTTCAAGGAAGCATTCCTTTGGTGGTGATGGTGGCATCAAAGAGAAGAAATCACGTCTCCGGAGGATAATAGCAGCAGGAAAGGCTCTTGCTAATGTGGTCCGTGTTGGAGAAGAGGGAATATATTTTGACGGTAGAGCAAAGAAATTCATCCTTGGCATTGATCCTCAAGTATCTGATGATTATGCGCTTAATTGCTCCATGGAAGTTCCCAAATTGAGTGGTATTGAGTTGGAGAATTCAGCTGCAGGGCAGTTAACTGTAGGAGCTCTGCAGCCAAAGCAACAATTGTATGTGGAAGGTGAGGAAGAAGATGAGGTAATTGTTTTTAAGCCATCGGTGGTAGAAAAGCATGTGAATGGAAGCGCTTCAAACATGATGACCTCAGAAGGTCATGTTTCTGGTGTTAGTGCTGCCAGTGTTCCTCCTGCGGTTAGCGTGGCCTCTGTTGGTCTAGGAAAAGAAATGGGTCCATTTTCAGCTGCACTTGATGGATTGATCATGCAGAGTGCATTACATGCTAGTGCAAGGCCACCCTCAAGTATTGCCAATAACAGTGGCCAATATATGCAGCCCATTCAACCAAGTGCTTTATTGTGGTCCGTTGAACGAGCTGCTGTTATGAATGGATTTGGCAGCTTGAACATGATAAGAAATGGTCCAGCTATAATATCTGAGTTGCAAGATCAAGTATTTCCACCTATGCCATATTCTGTCCCTTTTCCCCAGTCTTTcaattttggcatgacaaataaTATTCCTGTGCATATCCCAGATGCTGCCATACCATCTAACTTCAGTTCACTTTCATCCTCAGTAGTTGGTATTCATAGCATGTCAATTAAGTCCCCATCAGTCATGTCAACAGGCATAAGGAAAAATCCAGTTAGCAGACCTAATAGGCATCTGGGTCCGCCTCCAGGCTTTGGTTCTGTTCCTTCGAAAGTCCTGGAGGAGTCTTCTTCAGCAATGACCATAAAGAATGAACATACTACTCTTCCTCCTATGGATGACTATAGCTGGCTGGCTGGATATCAGTTGCCTTCATCACATCAGAGCATTGGTTTCAATAACTCCATTAATCATTCAACACAAAACTACCACTCAATGAGCAAGAGTAGTAGCTCCGTTGGGATGGTGAGCTTTCCTTTCCCTGGGAAACAGGTAAACTCTCTGCATGTGCAATCAGGGAACCGGAGAGGTTGGGAGGACTATCAGATATCTGAACAATTAAAACTGTACCAGGAGCAACCTCAGCAACTCCAGAGTGGAAACCAACAGTCTGTTGAACTGCCTCAGCGGCATGAAGGACAGTCTCTGTGGGAAGGCCGTTTTTTTGTGTGATATGGATACAGGAGATTAGATGGTAAAATGATATTTTTCTGTACCTTAACAGAGAATTATTTGAACACATTCTCTATGACTGCTTTTATCTTTCCGAGCCCTGCATTTTATCTTTCTTACAGTTGGCTGCTCAAGCTTTTCCAGGTTGTTAACAATTACCGTGGCGATGTCCAGCGGCCTGTTGCTATGACGTTCAACCATCGTATTTGCAGTGTGGCCAAGGTTAATTAAGTTTTCTCGCAGCATGGATGGTCTTGGAGTGTTGTGGGCACTTGCTGTTGAGCAGGTATTCGTGCTCTCTCTTCCTCCCTTACTCTCCCCTCCCTTCCTCCCTCCTTCTCCCATTCTCTTGGATCTCTACTGTTGCATTTGAGTCCACACGATTAGTTAATATGTTGGACACACTTTTAACATTTTTTGATAATTCATTAATGAGGGGATGGCTTTTGTTTTCTCGATAGTCTGCTGAGAAAGTTCCCCTCATTTTTTTTTTTCTACCTAGGGTATgaggaaccccccccccccccccccccgaagaATTTACATAATTTCCAATCTAAGAACAAATTCAAGCTCTTGATGGCTCTTTCATTACACTGATATTTTCTATGAGCGAGCTTAATAACTATTATGTGCTTTTGCTGGTTGGGTCTGGAAAGTATTTGGGGACACtggtgtttttcttttttttttttttttttttacgtttgTTGGGGCTGGGGTTAACTTAGGGCTGGAATCTGAGTACTATTATGCTTTTCTTATTTGAAGGAAAATGAGTGCCTGAATAACTATGATATTTTCATTCTTCAGCTATTGAATTCCAATTTAAAACTTCCCACActttgggtgtgtttggtatgaaggaaaatattttctagaaaatgttttcaattttcacatatttggttggcttaaatgttttggtGAACATTTTCCTCATGGACTCTAACAACATTTTCCttaaattggaggaaaatgacttCCCCACCAAGAAgagtaaaatatttttcaaatctctttttcaaccttccccATCCTATTTctcacccccaccccacccctctACCACCCCCACCCCTCACTCTCCCACTCCTACCCCTAACCCCTACCCTGCCACCCTTTCACCCCACCCACACTCCATTTCCATCACCCACCCCCAAAACCCCCAGTGCCACCCCCACCCACCCAACTCACCCACGCACCCCCTCCACCCCACCCTAGCCCCTAGACCCCGACCTTCCACCTTTTCTCGCTCGTACACATTTCTTCTCCTATAATGTTTtcctaaattatatattttttaaaaaatattttctgccACCTAACTAAACACCAGAGAGCAAGTAAGAAAatgttttccttcataccaaacacaccctttcTTTCCTGTTATCAACTTGAGGTTATTAAGGTTAATTCCCTGGTTATGCATCGACATAGTTTACCCTTTCTTAAAAATTCTCACTTAGGAGAGTAAGGTGAGAGGACCCACTTTCCACCGAGCTTCGAAGACAAAAATAATGGATTTCTCAGTTATCCAAGcaatatatttataaaaaataactCACTTTTTTGGGTGTATACCAGCTTGTGCCTAGCTCTTCAGACTCGACATGTCAGACCGAGGTCAGTAGGTGCAGGGTTTGGGAGCTTTGGAAGTAAGAACCTTGCCTGTTTGGATGGTGCACGGTTGGTATGCCAGATTTTGGTGGATTGCTGGTTGGTGTCAATGAGAGAGAAGCTAGTCTACCTATCTGATAGGAGATTTCTCTTACAAAGTTCTGCTACATGCGATGATGATGAGCAGTTTCCAAATATTAAATGTGTAAGTAAGTGGATATCATGGCAGCAGTTAACATGTCTTCCTGAAAATTCTTCAATGGGATTTTGCATGAGATCATGGAGTAGTAGTAGTTATCAGGGGGTAACTATGGATGTTGTATGGAAATAAGTATGTGATTATGCATGCATATGGTTATCTCAACTTTTGATTTGTTTCAATGTCAACTAGTGGCAATCTCCTGTCATGTATGTTATTTGAATTTGTTATGCTGCTTGTGATCCAGTTACAAATTGTTGTTGGATAATTAGTGTTCGGTCATCTGTATCTTGGTATGGCATTTTCCCAAGCTGAGAATGCCCAAACCTTTTGTTTCGCTAGGCACCCTGTTGTCTTTGTTTCCGGTATGTGCATCATGCCTTTTCGTTCTTCAATGTTTTAAGTGTCGTATTCTGGCCTTGATTTTGCCAGTAGCAAGCATTGGTTCTCTGTTATGATGCTGTAAATATCTCCAGTGCTATCCAAGTTGGGGGCCAACAGTCAGCAAGATTAACTAGTATAGTCTGTTATGATTCAGTTACAGATTGTTGTTGGATAATTAGTGTTTGGTCATCTGTATCTTGGTATGGCATTTTCCCAAGCTGAGAGAATGCCCAAACCTTTTGTTTCGCTAGGCACCCTGTTGTCTTTGTTTCTGGTATGTGCATCATGCCTTTTCGTTCTTCAATGTTGTGTCGTATTCTGGCCTTGATTTTGCCAGTAGCAAACATTGGCTCTGTTATGATGCTGTAAATATCTCCAGTGCTATCCAAGTTCGGGGCCAACAGTCAGCAAGATTAACTAGTATAGTCTTATCCGGTCAAAGGAAAATCCTTTTCGCTTGAATTCTCTTTGTATTATATATTTGCAGTTTTACTAAAATTGATTACAGAAGCGCAAAATGAACAAATAATTTTGTGCCCAAAAGTTATGCTTTTTAGTGTTAAAAGGCAGGGTAACATTGTTTCTTCCCCTGCGTTATGTGAACGCCTGGGACTCTATTTTGAAACTATTAACTTGTCAACAAtcgcaaaaaaaaaaatcttgggAGTCGTCGTTTCTTGCTTATTtgtcatattttatttttcctcgtCCTTGAATAAGCACAATACTGTAGTACATGAAAAGACTGGCAAATTTCAGTGGCTTCTCTCATGTCGGACTAAACCTACATTCCGTTTCCCACATTTCAGAAGACTTTGTAATTCATTTCCTATTAATAGACTTCAAAGCAGTGCATTCATCCGGCGCTGCCATAAAAATTTCATAACTCAGCCATAAAATAGCTGGCACTTTTTCATGGCTTTAGCTTCTGGTTTGCTCTGCAAATACATAAAGCCAAAACAGGGATTACTACTGATTCGCAACACAACACAAGAAGCACAAGTTGCTTAGGTGGAAACTATTCTGGCAACTACACTGTCGCTTGAATCCTGCAAAGCCTaaagtaaaaataataaagtaactTATAATAAAAGGAGATAGTATGCAACTTCTCCGTTTCAATTTTCCTATAGTTGTGTCATGTGGCTGCATCTTTGCTTCTTTCTTCCAATCTAATATTAGTGATATGCCAGCTCAAGATTTACAtcaaaatccatatataaacaagATAACATGGATGTATATTACATATTCTAAGAAAATAGAACTTATCTTAATAAATTAAAGATATTTTCTTACATTAAGCTAAAACCCAAGTACCCAACATCACAGGGAGGAGAGCTCCCTTGGCACATTACAAAAAGAGTTCATTGCCCAACGTAAAGTCGTGGCAAGTAGAACTAGTACATCCACTCATAGTAGTACAAAAACGGATATATCCATAGTAACACTTTCCAGCTGTATCTGCATCAACTAGTTTCAAAATGAAATTGATTGGTGATTGGGCCATCTGCTCTGCAACCATGCTTGGCCAAAAGATCAGCTACCATATTCTGCTCCCTAACTGTGTAAATAGGTGGATTACCCAGCTGGCGAATCACAAACCTGGAATCATGTATAATGTCAGAATAACATAAATTTGCAATTTGTAAGCATAGCAATTTTCGAATTGGTGATGGTGGAAGCGTTGAACAATTTGAAGCCCTTGAAACAAGGCTTGACATTCTGGTAAATCCTAACCCAGTTACCCATAGAATCTCGTATCACCTCACCAATACCACCCTTACCAGGGTTACCAAGGGCAGCCCCGTCGGTGCTGAGTTCATAAAAGTTGGGTTTGAAAGGGATCTAGCTAGGGGTGCCAAACGGGCGAATCGAGTCAGATATGAGCAGGTAAAAACGGGAAATACAAAAAACCGATAAATTATCCGATCttacccatatttaatacggatagaaAATGAGTTAACCGACagataatatggatattcatattatccatgacttatTGAGTATGGAGAATTTCTAGCTTCTCAACTTGAAGAACCTCCAATTTTAGTCTTTGCAAATGTAAAATTTAaactcattggttatccattttttaagTGGATGATATGATTCTTATCTATATTTGACTCATTTTTAATAAGTTCATTATCCAATCcattttaatggataatatggatggtgtttacccataaaacggtatagttgaatttatacgtgatttataggcaagtgaatcgatttgatcctgaaacgacaaataaattaaacaagaaTATAAGACAGCGTGGAAATCAAGATAAAACAACAGAAATTCTGGTTCCGGGAGCAGAGCTTTCGGAGGCAATAGTAACAATATTAATAAGCAAGagataaaatattattgagctttgAACAGAGTATAGTATATGCTTGTCACAAAATTCGTCTCCCCTACAATGGTTGttaagctcactatttataatcgcacctagggaacaaggtcctaggatcaagcccctcttgaatgtcaattatgagggcaaTTGAAGAGTGTGTAACGGTAGacagtgaatgccatattctctataacggatatatacttaatgctatagaatattctccattaaatgccaTCAGGTGACAAACATTTATTTCGCCTTTATGAACACCATTTCTTTCGGGATCAAATGAGATCATTGCCTTCACACCTGTTTGCTTTCTATCTTCGGCTCCACGTTTCGCTTTATCATgcgagcatttaatatgaacatattttatccTACACAGATAGTTTCCCTGTTTTCCGGCGGCATAACCttgtgtcaccggaaagttggtaaATTGGCAGAAAATTCTCTAACTCGCTCTGAAAAATTTCTGatggttgattagacgcatgtctctGCGCATTTAATGctccgaacacgcgtcatcccatgattcggcaacacttttgccggttatcgaggtgATTATGGCCAtgattttagccgcctattcctttacttatacgtatcaacCTTCTCCTTTTACACTTCATAATTTCCAAACTCCCTCAAACTCTCTTTGCTTAACTCATACTTGTTTTCCACTTCCTCAaatcttcttcttcaaagaaAAAACCCTTATTCTCTTCTGGCAGCAATGGCCTCATCTTCTAGAAATTCCAGCTCTTCGAAGAACAAATAAAGTGCTGATGATGCTGCTCCTCCCacggtgagcaccatcattcCCAGAAAGCTTATTACAACtaaggacttcgaagagaagtaCCCTTCTGCTAACCCCCAAACATGAGCTATTGGCatgtatccttcttccatccgtccttctagcatccctgttgtgaaggaagattgtgGTTGTCAAGATTTAAACATCATCGCTCCCGACCTGGCGGAGCAGGTAACCTTCTacaagaagggttttacgtatgtttatacgtatccctttactCTGGGCCCGTTCTTATTGAGTGGGGGACTTGACTCCGTTATCTTGGAGTTTTGCCTTCGTTACCAAGTCTGCTTGGCACAAGTGAGCCCTTATGTATGGCGGACTGTTGCTTGTCTTCGGCGTGTATTCCAGGAGATGGGAGAAGAGCTATCCCTGGCTCTgctgatgaacctttattcccccaaaattttctgtgggggaatgataaatttcagcaaacgtggccaccatgctttgctaaCCAGCATGGacgatgacaacgaccgtggttGGATGGAGCGGTTCGTTGCGGTTTCCACTAAGGACATCATTCCGGCCATGACTCCATCCTTTCTTGAATTATGGAACCGTACTCGTAAGTTCATCGTTTGCCTTTTCTTCTAGTTTAAGACTGTCCCATGCTATTACCGATCCTTCTTTTTTCActatttcagcaactcggtggacaccacccagggttgaaggcttggaccagtgggtcaAGAATATTCTGGATGTCACTACGCCTGAGATCCGCAAGTTGAatgaactggcccttaaatatgggtgaaaggccaaaaatcatggtaggtTGCACTTATCTTGTTTTTTTA is drawn from Nicotiana tomentosiformis chromosome 12, ASM39032v3, whole genome shotgun sequence and contains these coding sequences:
- the LOC104086189 gene encoding nonsense-mediated mRNA decay factor SMG7-like isoform X2: MMTIPMDSAVDHLSREQVQRLYNKNVELENKRRKAAQARVPSDPSAWQQMRENYEAIILEDNAFSEQHEIEYALWQLHYRRIEELRAHFNAAVNSSVSTNSQNGKVPHRSGPDRVTKIRTQFKTFLSEATGFYHDLMLNIRAKYGLPLGLFSDDQENQIPSSKDGNKSVEVKKGLISCHSCLIYLGDLARYKGLYGVGDSKACDFAAASCYYLQASSLWPSSGNPHHQLAILASYSNDELVAIYRYFRSLAVESPFATARDNLIIAFEKNRQCYSQLVGDTKASSTKAVRPRTTGKGRSKGETRHPLKDGRVEASSVQEKGSSMSDIFKTFSTRFVRLNGILFTRTSLETFGEVQSVVKNDLLELLSSGTDEKYNFGSDTADCKLAFVRLVAILIFTVHNVNKESENQSYAEILQRSVLLQNAFTAVFEFMGHVVERCVQLNDPTTSFLLPGVLVFVEWLASRQDVALGNEPEEKQTRARSFFWKNYIAFFNKLLSSGFKFVAYDKDDACFFNMSRYDEGESDNRLALPEDFELRGFIPFLPAQLILDFSRKHSFGGDGGIKEKKSRLRRIIAAGKALANVVRVGEEGIYFDGRAKKFILGIDPQVSDDYALNCSMEVPKLSGIELENSAAGQLTVGALQPKQQLYVEGEEEDEVIVFKPSVVEKHVNGSASNMMTSEGHVSGVSAASVPPAVSVASVGLGKEMGPFSAALDGLIMQSALHASARPPSSIANNSGQYMQPIQPSALLWSVERAAVMNGFGSLNMIRNGPAIISELQDQVFPPMPYSVPFPQSFNFGMTNNIPVHIPDAAIPSNFSSLSSSVVGIHSMSIKSPSVMSTGIRKNPVSRPNRHLGPPPGFGSVPSKVLEESSSAMTIKNEHTTLPPMDDYSWLAGYQLPSSHQSIGFNNSINHSTQNYHSMSKSSSSVGMVSFPFPGKQEQPQQLQSGNQQSVELPQRHEGQSLWEGRFFV
- the LOC104086189 gene encoding nonsense-mediated mRNA decay factor SMG7-like isoform X1, with the protein product MMTIPMDSAVDHLSREQVQRLYNKNVELENKRRKAAQARVPSDPSAWQQMRENYEAIILEDNAFSEQHEIEYALWQLHYRRIEELRAHFNAAVNSSVSTNSQNGKVPHRSGPDRVTKIRTQFKTFLSEATGFYHDLMLNIRAKYGLPLGLFSDDQENQIPSSKDGNKSVEVKKGLISCHSCLIYLGDLARYKGLYGVGDSKACDFAAASCYYLQASSLWPSSGNPHHQLAILASYSNDELVAIYRYFRSLAVESPFATARDNLIIAFEKNRQCYSQLVGDTKASSTKAVRPRTTGKGRSKGETRHPLKDGRVEASSVQEKGSSMSDIFKTFSTRFVRLNGILFTRTSLETFGEVQSVVKNDLLELLSSGTDEKYNFGSDTADCKLAFVRLVAILIFTVHNVNKESENQSYAEILQRSVLLQNAFTAVFEFMGHVVERCVQLNDPTTSFLLPGVLVFVEWLASRQDVALGNEPEEKQTRARSFFWKNYIAFFNKLLSSGFKFVAYDKDDACFFNMSRYDEGESDNRLALPEDFELRGFIPFLPAQLILDFSRKHSFGGDGGIKEKKSRLRRIIAAGKALANVVRVGEEGIYFDGRAKKFILGIDPQVSDDYALNCSMEVPKLSGIELENSAAGQLTVGALQPKQQLYVEGEEEDEVIVFKPSVVEKHVNGSASNMMTSEGHVSGVSAASVPPAVSVASVGLGKEMGPFSAALDGLIMQSALHASARPPSSIANNSGQYMQPIQPSALLWSVERAAVMNGFGSLNMIRNGPAIISELQDQVFPPMPYSVPFPQSFNFGMTNNIPVHIPDAAIPSNFSSLSSSVVGIHSMSIKSPSVMSTGIRKNPVSRPNRHLGPPPGFGSVPSKVLEESSSAMTIKNEHTTLPPMDDYSWLAGYQLPSSHQSIGFNNSINHSTQNYHSMSKSSSSVGMVSFPFPGKQVNSLHVQSGNRRGWEDYQISEQLKLYQEQPQQLQSGNQQSVELPQRHEGQSLWEGRFFV